The Rhododendron vialii isolate Sample 1 chromosome 8a, ASM3025357v1 genome has a window encoding:
- the LOC131336088 gene encoding OVARIAN TUMOR DOMAIN-containing deubiquitinating enzyme 7 isoform X2 has product MVKAKHQKHKPNKQSHIKKHGKQGDISEFHAQLDALGLKIFQVTADGNCFFRAFADQVEGNEEEHQRYRSMVNNREMFEPFIEDDVSFDEYCQSMEKDGTWAGNMELQAASLVTRTNICIHRNKSPRWYIRNFDSHEAQMVHLSYHDGEHYNSVRLKEDTSNGPARPIIIKADADLSAISCKAKAAVTKSKGGAGKNVIHADSIKLVMAGSGCEDAKKVEQILQEFGGDVDAANEFLIAEQATADYLAESDKLSCPADSSHGIFENGNYEQQTEELKDNSCMSEQSCDKETTHDSESSHKDEKKVARNKVCPCGSKKKYKACCGSVSGRSSKFTIIQTVDYSKSRKDRMQGKKSGSKDVANSCGGEGAPDVGALCI; this is encoded by the exons ATGGTTAAAGCAAAGCATCAAAAGCACAAACCCAACAAACAATCCCAC ATCAAGAAGCATGGAAAGCAGGGTGACATTTCTGAGTTTCATGCTCAGCTTGATGCATTAGGTTTAAAGATTTTTCAAGTTACAGCAGATGGTAATTGTTTCTTCAG AGCGTTTGCAGATCAGGTCGAAGGCAATGAGGAGGAGCATCAAAGGTACCGGAGTATGGTG AACAATCGCGAAATGTTTGAGCcctttattgaagatgatgtaTCATTTGATGAGTACTGCCAGTCCATGGAAAAGGATGGCACATGGGCTGGAAATATGGAATTGCAAGCGGCTTCTCTTGTTACTCGTACTAATATTTGCATACATCGA AATAAGTCACCTCGTTGGTACATACGAAATTTCGATAGCCATGAAGCTCAGATGGTCCATTT ATCTTATCATGATGGGGAACATTATAACAGTGTACGGTTAAAGGAAGACACTAGCAATGGACCAGCTAGGCCAATTATTATTAAG GCTGATGCTGATCTTTCAGCAATATCCTGCAAAGCAAAAGCTGCAGTGACAAAATCAAAGGGGGGAGCTGGGAAAAACGTTATCCATGCTGATTCCATTAAATTGGTCATGGCTGGAAGTGGATGTGAGGATGCCAAAAAAGTTGAACAG ATTTTACAAGAATTTGGTGGTGATGTTGATGCAGCAAATGAGTTTCTCATAGCAGAACAAGCCACAGCAGACTACTTGGCTGAAAGTGATAAACTTTCTTGTCCGGCAGATTCTTCTCATG GCATCTTTGAAAATGGGAACTATGAGCAGCAGACCGAAGAACTTAAAGACAATTCATGCATGTCAGAACAATCTTGTGATAAGGAAACAACTCATGATAGTGAAAGTTCACATAAGGATGAGAAg AAAGTCGCAAGAAACAAGGTCTGTCCATGTGGTTCAAAGAAGAAATACAAGGCTTGTTGTGGATCAGTTTCGGGGAGATCCTCCAAATTCACAAT catccaaacagttgattaCAGCAAGAGTCGGAAGGATAGAATGCAAGGTAAGAAAAGTGGATCTAAAGATGTCGCAAACTCGTGTGGGGGTGAAGGGGCGCCTGATGTGGGTGCACTGTGTATTTGA
- the LOC131336088 gene encoding OVARIAN TUMOR DOMAIN-containing deubiquitinating enzyme 7 isoform X3, whose product MVVQFILNNREMFEPFIEDDVSFDEYCQSMEKDGTWAGNMELQAASLVTRTNICIHRNKSPRWYIRNFDSHEAQMVHLSYHDGEHYNSVRLKEDTSNGPARPIIIKADADLSAISCKAKAAVTKSKGGAGKNVIHADSIKLVMAGSGCEDAKKVEQILQEFGGDVDAANEFLIAEQATADYLAESDKLSCPADSSHGIFENGNYEQQTEELKDNSCMSEQSCDKETTHDSESSHKDEKKVARNKVCPCGSKKKYKACCGSVSGRSSKFTIIQTVDYSKSRKDRMQGKKSGSKDVANSCGGEGAPDVGALCI is encoded by the exons ATGGTGGTACAATTCATTTTG AACAATCGCGAAATGTTTGAGCcctttattgaagatgatgtaTCATTTGATGAGTACTGCCAGTCCATGGAAAAGGATGGCACATGGGCTGGAAATATGGAATTGCAAGCGGCTTCTCTTGTTACTCGTACTAATATTTGCATACATCGA AATAAGTCACCTCGTTGGTACATACGAAATTTCGATAGCCATGAAGCTCAGATGGTCCATTT ATCTTATCATGATGGGGAACATTATAACAGTGTACGGTTAAAGGAAGACACTAGCAATGGACCAGCTAGGCCAATTATTATTAAG GCTGATGCTGATCTTTCAGCAATATCCTGCAAAGCAAAAGCTGCAGTGACAAAATCAAAGGGGGGAGCTGGGAAAAACGTTATCCATGCTGATTCCATTAAATTGGTCATGGCTGGAAGTGGATGTGAGGATGCCAAAAAAGTTGAACAG ATTTTACAAGAATTTGGTGGTGATGTTGATGCAGCAAATGAGTTTCTCATAGCAGAACAAGCCACAGCAGACTACTTGGCTGAAAGTGATAAACTTTCTTGTCCGGCAGATTCTTCTCATG GCATCTTTGAAAATGGGAACTATGAGCAGCAGACCGAAGAACTTAAAGACAATTCATGCATGTCAGAACAATCTTGTGATAAGGAAACAACTCATGATAGTGAAAGTTCACATAAGGATGAGAAg AAAGTCGCAAGAAACAAGGTCTGTCCATGTGGTTCAAAGAAGAAATACAAGGCTTGTTGTGGATCAGTTTCGGGGAGATCCTCCAAATTCACAAT catccaaacagttgattaCAGCAAGAGTCGGAAGGATAGAATGCAAGGTAAGAAAAGTGGATCTAAAGATGTCGCAAACTCGTGTGGGGGTGAAGGGGCGCCTGATGTGGGTGCACTGTGTATTTGA
- the LOC131336088 gene encoding OVARIAN TUMOR DOMAIN-containing deubiquitinating enzyme 7 isoform X4: MVNNREMFEPFIEDDVSFDEYCQSMEKDGTWAGNMELQAASLVTRTNICIHRNKSPRWYIRNFDSHEAQMVHLSYHDGEHYNSVRLKEDTSNGPARPIIIKADADLSAISCKAKAAVTKSKGGAGKNVIHADSIKLVMAGSGCEDAKKVEQILQEFGGDVDAANEFLIAEQATADYLAESDKLSCPADSSHGIFENGNYEQQTEELKDNSCMSEQSCDKETTHDSESSHKDEKKVARNKVCPCGSKKKYKACCGSVSGRSSKFTIIQTVDYSKSRKDRMQGKKSGSKDVANSCGGEGAPDVGALCI; this comes from the exons ATGGTG AACAATCGCGAAATGTTTGAGCcctttattgaagatgatgtaTCATTTGATGAGTACTGCCAGTCCATGGAAAAGGATGGCACATGGGCTGGAAATATGGAATTGCAAGCGGCTTCTCTTGTTACTCGTACTAATATTTGCATACATCGA AATAAGTCACCTCGTTGGTACATACGAAATTTCGATAGCCATGAAGCTCAGATGGTCCATTT ATCTTATCATGATGGGGAACATTATAACAGTGTACGGTTAAAGGAAGACACTAGCAATGGACCAGCTAGGCCAATTATTATTAAG GCTGATGCTGATCTTTCAGCAATATCCTGCAAAGCAAAAGCTGCAGTGACAAAATCAAAGGGGGGAGCTGGGAAAAACGTTATCCATGCTGATTCCATTAAATTGGTCATGGCTGGAAGTGGATGTGAGGATGCCAAAAAAGTTGAACAG ATTTTACAAGAATTTGGTGGTGATGTTGATGCAGCAAATGAGTTTCTCATAGCAGAACAAGCCACAGCAGACTACTTGGCTGAAAGTGATAAACTTTCTTGTCCGGCAGATTCTTCTCATG GCATCTTTGAAAATGGGAACTATGAGCAGCAGACCGAAGAACTTAAAGACAATTCATGCATGTCAGAACAATCTTGTGATAAGGAAACAACTCATGATAGTGAAAGTTCACATAAGGATGAGAAg AAAGTCGCAAGAAACAAGGTCTGTCCATGTGGTTCAAAGAAGAAATACAAGGCTTGTTGTGGATCAGTTTCGGGGAGATCCTCCAAATTCACAAT catccaaacagttgattaCAGCAAGAGTCGGAAGGATAGAATGCAAGGTAAGAAAAGTGGATCTAAAGATGTCGCAAACTCGTGTGGGGGTGAAGGGGCGCCTGATGTGGGTGCACTGTGTATTTGA
- the LOC131336088 gene encoding OVARIAN TUMOR DOMAIN-containing deubiquitinating enzyme 7 isoform X1 — protein sequence MVKAKHQKHKPNKQSHIKKHGKQGDISEFHAQLDALGLKIFQVTADGNCFFRAFADQVEGNEEEHQRYRSMVVQFILNNREMFEPFIEDDVSFDEYCQSMEKDGTWAGNMELQAASLVTRTNICIHRNKSPRWYIRNFDSHEAQMVHLSYHDGEHYNSVRLKEDTSNGPARPIIIKADADLSAISCKAKAAVTKSKGGAGKNVIHADSIKLVMAGSGCEDAKKVEQILQEFGGDVDAANEFLIAEQATADYLAESDKLSCPADSSHGIFENGNYEQQTEELKDNSCMSEQSCDKETTHDSESSHKDEKKVARNKVCPCGSKKKYKACCGSVSGRSSKFTIIQTVDYSKSRKDRMQGKKSGSKDVANSCGGEGAPDVGALCI from the exons ATGGTTAAAGCAAAGCATCAAAAGCACAAACCCAACAAACAATCCCAC ATCAAGAAGCATGGAAAGCAGGGTGACATTTCTGAGTTTCATGCTCAGCTTGATGCATTAGGTTTAAAGATTTTTCAAGTTACAGCAGATGGTAATTGTTTCTTCAG AGCGTTTGCAGATCAGGTCGAAGGCAATGAGGAGGAGCATCAAAGGTACCGGAGTATGGTGGTACAATTCATTTTG AACAATCGCGAAATGTTTGAGCcctttattgaagatgatgtaTCATTTGATGAGTACTGCCAGTCCATGGAAAAGGATGGCACATGGGCTGGAAATATGGAATTGCAAGCGGCTTCTCTTGTTACTCGTACTAATATTTGCATACATCGA AATAAGTCACCTCGTTGGTACATACGAAATTTCGATAGCCATGAAGCTCAGATGGTCCATTT ATCTTATCATGATGGGGAACATTATAACAGTGTACGGTTAAAGGAAGACACTAGCAATGGACCAGCTAGGCCAATTATTATTAAG GCTGATGCTGATCTTTCAGCAATATCCTGCAAAGCAAAAGCTGCAGTGACAAAATCAAAGGGGGGAGCTGGGAAAAACGTTATCCATGCTGATTCCATTAAATTGGTCATGGCTGGAAGTGGATGTGAGGATGCCAAAAAAGTTGAACAG ATTTTACAAGAATTTGGTGGTGATGTTGATGCAGCAAATGAGTTTCTCATAGCAGAACAAGCCACAGCAGACTACTTGGCTGAAAGTGATAAACTTTCTTGTCCGGCAGATTCTTCTCATG GCATCTTTGAAAATGGGAACTATGAGCAGCAGACCGAAGAACTTAAAGACAATTCATGCATGTCAGAACAATCTTGTGATAAGGAAACAACTCATGATAGTGAAAGTTCACATAAGGATGAGAAg AAAGTCGCAAGAAACAAGGTCTGTCCATGTGGTTCAAAGAAGAAATACAAGGCTTGTTGTGGATCAGTTTCGGGGAGATCCTCCAAATTCACAAT catccaaacagttgattaCAGCAAGAGTCGGAAGGATAGAATGCAAGGTAAGAAAAGTGGATCTAAAGATGTCGCAAACTCGTGTGGGGGTGAAGGGGCGCCTGATGTGGGTGCACTGTGTATTTGA